In Siniperca chuatsi isolate FFG_IHB_CAS linkage group LG16, ASM2008510v1, whole genome shotgun sequence, the following proteins share a genomic window:
- the sod2 gene encoding superoxide dismutase [Mn], mitochondrial isoform X2, giving the protein MQLHHSKHHATYVNNLNITEEKYQEALVKGDVTAQVALQPALKFNGGGHINHTIFWTNLSPNGGGEPQGELMEAIKHDFGSFQKMKEKMSAATVAVQGSGWGWLGYDKESGRLRIGACANQDPLQGSTGLIPLLGIDVWEHAYYLQYKNVRPDYVKAIWNVINWENVSERLQTAKK; this is encoded by the exons ATGCAGCTGCACCACAGCAAGCACCATGCCACATATGTCAACAACCTTAACATCACAGAGGAGAAATATCAGGAGGCACTAGTAAAGG GAGATGTGACAGCACAGGTTGCCCTCCAGCCTGCTCTGAAGTTTAATGGAGGAGGCCATATTAACCACACCATCTTCTGGACAAACCTCTCCCCAAATGGTGGAGGCGAGCCACAGG GGGAGCTGATGGAGGCCATTAAGCATGACTTTGGCTCCTTCCAGAAGATGAAGGAGAAGATGTCTGCTGCTACAGTGGCAGTGCAGGGCTCGGGCTGGGGCTGGCTGGGCTACGACAAGGAGAGTGGAAGACTTCGTATCGGTGCTTGTGCTAACCAGGATCCCCTGCAGGGATCTACAG GTCTCATCCCCCTCCTTGGTATCGATGTATGGGAGCATGCTTACTACCTTCAGTACAAAAATGTGCGACCAGACTATGTTAAAGCTATCTGGAATGTCATCAACTGGGAGAATGTGAGCGAGCGTCTTCAGACTGCCAAAAAGTAG
- the sod2 gene encoding superoxide dismutase [Mn], mitochondrial isoform X1 codes for MNMLCRVGQIRRCAASLSQTVNQAAASRQKHTLPDLTYDYGALEPHINAEIMQLHHSKHHATYVNNLNITEEKYQEALVKGDVTAQVALQPALKFNGGGHINHTIFWTNLSPNGGGEPQGELMEAIKHDFGSFQKMKEKMSAATVAVQGSGWGWLGYDKESGRLRIGACANQDPLQGSTGLIPLLGIDVWEHAYYLQYKNVRPDYVKAIWNVINWENVSERLQTAKK; via the exons ATGAACATGCTTTGCAGAGTTGGTCAAATACGCAG GTGCGCAGCCAGCCTCAGCCAAACTGTAAACCAGGCAGCTGCATCAAGGCAGAAGCACACGCTCCCTGACCTGACATACGACTATGGCGCCCTGGAGCCCCACATCAATGCAGAGATAATGCAGCTGCACCACAGCAAGCACCATGCCACATATGTCAACAACCTTAACATCACAGAGGAGAAATATCAGGAGGCACTAGTAAAGG GAGATGTGACAGCACAGGTTGCCCTCCAGCCTGCTCTGAAGTTTAATGGAGGAGGCCATATTAACCACACCATCTTCTGGACAAACCTCTCCCCAAATGGTGGAGGCGAGCCACAGG GGGAGCTGATGGAGGCCATTAAGCATGACTTTGGCTCCTTCCAGAAGATGAAGGAGAAGATGTCTGCTGCTACAGTGGCAGTGCAGGGCTCGGGCTGGGGCTGGCTGGGCTACGACAAGGAGAGTGGAAGACTTCGTATCGGTGCTTGTGCTAACCAGGATCCCCTGCAGGGATCTACAG GTCTCATCCCCCTCCTTGGTATCGATGTATGGGAGCATGCTTACTACCTTCAGTACAAAAATGTGCGACCAGACTATGTTAAAGCTATCTGGAATGTCATCAACTGGGAGAATGTGAGCGAGCGTCTTCAGACTGCCAAAAAGTAG